aacagcaaataaatgttGGTGAGATCACAGTGCAGAACTGGCGGTGGGGTGGGCACGCGTGTGCAagcgtgtgcatgtgtgtgcatgtgtgtgcaagcatgtgcaggtgtgtgcaagcgtgtacatgtgtgtgcatgtgtgtgcatgtgtgtacaagcatgtgcaggtgtgtgcaagcgtgtacatgtgtgtgcatgtgcgtACCTGTGTGTGCAAGCATGTGCAGGTGTGTGCAAGCGTGTAcatgcgtgtgcatgtgtgtgcatgcatatgcaggTGTGCAGAAACATGTACGTGTGTGTGCGGCCATGTACGTGTGTGCAAGCCTGTGCATGCCTATGCAGGCGTGTGCAATCATGTACACGTGTGCAAGCCTGTACTGCTGTGTGCACACGGGTGCACGCCTGTTTCTCTGTGCATTGCACGTGGCCTCATTGCAGTCAGAGCCTCCAGGGCCGTGCAAACCACCTGGGTTGGGGGCTGCACCCCAAGGAGCCCCAGCCCCCCTGTGCAGATGGGGCCGCAGCCACCTCTCGTTTCCCTTTTCGGAAGGCAGCAGCCGGCAGTGCTGTCACCTTGTCACCTCCACTCCTGGCCCCTACGCTGCCTGCGGCCAGCCCGGCCCCACATTGCCCCCAGACCCGTGGGGCTGTCGCAGCCCGAGTCTCCATCGCAGCCTGGATGTGGCAAGAGCCCGGACGGGtgacaactgccatggggacacggctcctgctgctgggggggctctggtTCAGTGAAAGCTGCTCAAGAAGAGAatttgctgctggtggggagaaACTGGCCCAGCCGCCAGCAGGAAATGCAGGCtcggggcaggggacaggagcatcccaggggctggggacaggacatACCGGGCACTGGGAGCCCCTCAGGAcattcccctctcccctccatccAAACCAGGCAAACCCTCCCCAGGAGGAGCAGCcgccccagctcagccccggTGGGGACCAAGGTCCAGGGCAGCGTATCCTGGAGTGCTGGTCTCAGCCCAGGCAGTGGCACATCTGCTCTTGTTTACCCAACAGCAACAGGCAGCATCTGGTTCCTGCCCTCGGTTACTGCACCCGGGCACCAGGAGGAAAACGAGGGCTGGGCAGTGGGGACCAGCTTGGGGACTGCGGGGACCAGCCTTTGGGGCTGGCACCAAACCCTTtggtgcagcaggagggagaagtCCCAGCGACCCCAACGTGTGGCCACACAGGCTGGGGCTCAGCGATGCCACCGcagtgtccccaaggtgtccTGTCATTGCCACTCCCCTGGGaggctgcggtgctggggggggtaGATTTGCATGTTCGCTCCCTCCCAGCCGGTCCCTAGAGCTGAGATCAAGGCGTTGAGCTTGCAGCGTTGGAGCAACGGGGATGTCACCCGGCcgcccgtgtccccacgtcccttGGCTGCTGGTCCCGCTCCTTGTGGCGGCAGGTGGGTgtgaggggagggcagggctgtgccgggtgGTGACCCCCGTTTCTTAGTGACCCCCGTGTAACAGCCACCAGCAGGGGTGGGAGAGAGCCAGCCGGTGTGGCTCTGGGTCCCACTTGCAAAACAAGCGCTGGCCCCGGGTGCATTAGAAAATCCACGAAATATCAGGGGGGAGAACAGGGCTGCCGCTGCAAAGGAGCCGCGAGCGACGCCCCGGGGCACCGGCGGCTCGGTGGAGGTCGAGCCGGGGCCGTTTGCTCGCAGGCGATGGGGAAGCGCTGTGGGGTGCTGCTCAGCGCCCCCTCCCCGCTTTACTGCCGCCATAAATCAGCCCCGAGAGGTTTACGGTGCCGGGACCCTGTGCGCGGCGCCTGGGGCTCTTGGCTCCTTCTCCGGCTCCGTGGCCACTGCTGGCGCACTCGGCTCCAGCATCCGGACGTGGGAAACGGAAAAATTCATTTTGGCGAGTTATGGATGAAGGCAAGGGGGGGCGGTCCCCCTCTTTGTTTGCCGGCGTGTTTCCgcgaggaggaagagggagaccGAAGGGCggctcagccctgggctgctccGGCCTTGCCGCAGCATCACCGCCACGTCCCCGGTCTGTGTCCCGCCGCTGCGGGGGCACCTGGGAATCGCTCAGTGGCGCAATGATGGCAGTGggtgctgccctgtgctgaACCCCCCCAGCGGCACAGCggccccgggggcggcgggtGCCCCGGGGACGCAGTGATGCCGCGGTCTCGCTCCCCGTCACGAGCGAGCAGAGCGCCCACCGTGCTGGTACCGAACACCCCGGCGCGATCCCCCCTCTGAACTGGCGGGGGTCCATGGCCGTGCTCGCGTGATGGGCCAACCCACCCCCAACACCTGCGGTTTGCCGGTGACGTGCCGGCCGCCCAGTTCCCCCCGCTTCGCCTTCCCCTTCGCAAACCAAAGCGGCTGCGGAGGGCGGGGAGAGGCCGGAGCCCCCCGGCAGGCGCAGGAAGCGGCAGCCTGTGAGCAGGGGCGCAGGCCGGGCCCTGcggtgtgtctgtctgtctgtctgtcaccTGCCCGGGGGGCTCTGCACGTTTGGCATCTCAGTGCCTGCATCCCCTGGCGCTGGCAGCACCGGTGCCGGGGGCATCTCACGGCTACCCCAGGAACAGgggggctgcaccccaaaaGCTCAGCACTAAGGTGCCCCAGACagagggtccctgtcccctgcgGGACACACGGGCACATTTCCCAAAGGTTTCACCTCAAACTTGCCGCACTTTGAGCCCGCTTTGGGCTCAGGCGCAGAGCGGGGAGCATCCCCATCCTCGCTCCGAAGGCCGGTCCCTGCTGTGGGGACAAGCACCCTGGGCGCACAGCGTGGGGTGACACGGGTGACACCGGGATGGATGATGCCGGGAAGGCACCGAGAGTGCCCAGCGTGTCCCCGAAGCCCTGGGGGACACCCAGCCCCACGCGTGGCACCCGGCCTGGTGTGGGAGTGATGGGCGTAGGATTAAATGAATCATCTCGGGCTCCCGTGACTCAGGCAGCAGCGGGCGGATGCCCATGGGGGTCTGCGGGAGGGACGGGGGTTCGCCGGGGTGTCCATCCTCCtgactgtccctgtccccaccagacGCTGCGGCTGCCAAGCCCCGGCAGCTGAACGGTGTCCTGGGGGAGTCTGTGCTGCTCTCCCCAGTCCTGTCCCCCAACAAAACAGTGACAAAGATCGACTGGAGCTTTTCAGCCGGCGCCGGCCCCGCAATTCAAATAGCAGAACTCAGCCGCAGTGGCTTCGAGCGTCCCGACCCCAACGACCGGTTCGGGGACCGGCTGCAGCTGTcggaggagctggggctgcggATCGGGGCGCTGCAGCGGGGCGACAGCGGGGTCTACGGGGCGCGGATCAAACTGCACCCGGCGCTGGTGGAGGATCAGACCTTCAGCCTCTCCGTCTATGGTGAGTGGCCGCACGCCGAGGTTTGGCAGAGTGAAAACAGAAACCCCCCGAGCGCGAGAGCTAAGCCCTTGActggtggggaaactgaggcacagagcaatGATGGGGTTTACCAGGGTTAGGTTAGACCCCAAGCTTTGCAGCCCAGGGCCCGCAGCCCCTCAGCTCTGCAAAAGGTGAAATCCTGCCACctcaggggtccccagggtggcGCTGCCGTGCCCCACTGGGGACAAGCGTGACGGCAGGGATGGCGGTGAAGGAATCCCCGCCGTCCCGGGCTGAGCTGCGTCCCCCGTCGAACGCAGAGTCAGTGCCGAGCCCCCGGACCCGCAGCCAGCTCCTGGCCAGCACCCTGGAGTGGTGCAACCTGACGCTGCAGTGCCAGGGTGCCGGCAAAGGCGCCGTCAATGTCACCTGGAAGAGGGACAACGTCACCCGGGACCTGGCCTCCGACCGCCACCAGCTGTCCCCGGACGGGACCACCCTCCGGCTGGCtctgccgcccgccgccgccaacGGCACCTACGCCTGCACCGTCAGCAACCCCGCCGACCAGAAGGTCGCCCTGTTCGACCTGCAAACCATCTGCCAAAGCGGAGGTGAGACCCCCGCCCCGAGGATGCTCGGGGGTCCCGCTCACAGCAGCCTCGGCACAGGGCGGGCTCGGCCCTGGCGGGGGTTGGCACCGCTCACTGCCTCTCTCTGCCCCCCCAGGAGGACAAACGGCCTTCTCAAAGTCGGGGTACATCGTCCTGACCCTCATCCTGCTGGCGGTGAGCCTGGGGGGGGCCTTCTGGTGCTGGCGCATGAACAGCGAGAAGGCGGCAGACCCCGGTCAGTGAACGCACCGGCACTTGGCGGGGGGGTGGAATGCTGGGGGGTGTTTCCCGGCCCCTGCTGACCCCTGTTCCCCTGCAGCTGCCACCCCCACGGTGCCCGCCGAGGAGAGCCCCTCTGAGCCCCTGTACACCGAGATCGTGCGCAGGAGCCCCCCGGAAGGTAATGACCAGGTGAggccctgggggggctgggctgggggtcccgGCCACGCTGGGGGCCGAGCCACACGGGGGTCACGGCCACAGTGGGGTCCTGACAACCCTGGGAGTCCCAGCCACACAGAGGTCACAGCCGTGTCAGGCGCCTGGTCACGCTGGGGGTCTTGGTGACACCAAGGTCGTGGCCACACTGGGGGTCTCAGCCCCATTGGGGATCCTGACAACACGGAGGGGCCCGGCCACACTGGGGGCACAGCAACACTGGGATCACAGCATCATGGGGGTCCCAGCCACATCGGGGTCCTGGCCACACTGGGGGTCCCAGTCGTGTTGGGGTCCTGGCCACACCGGGGGTCATTGCAACCATGAGGGTCCGAGCCACACCAGGGGGCCTGGTGATACCAGGGGTCCCAGCCACGCTGCAGtcctggctgtactgggggtcctggctgtACTGGGGTCTGGGTCCCGGCCAtactgggggtcctggctgtactgggggtcctggctgtactgggggtCTGGGTCCTGGCCATACCGGGGTCATGGCCGtactgggggtcctggctgtactgggggtCTGGGTCCCGGCCAtactgggggtcctggctgtactgggggtCTGGGTCCCGGCCATACCGGGGTCCCGGCCATACcaggctcccagccccacgggcCACTCCAGGCACCcgccagccctggggcaggctgggctcagtgctgggggctccccaggcctggggaggggggctgGCGGGTCCCTCAGCAGCCCCCCGatttctgctgcagggcccCGGTCACCCCAAAACTAACGGGGAGCAGAGCTCGCCGCAGAAAGCGCCGGTCACCACCGTCTATGAGCAGATCCGGCGAGTGCCAGAGGACACGGCCGAGGAGGTGACATAGGCCCGCAGGTGCGGGGGGGTCGCTCCCAAAAgggtcccggggctgggggggtccatGCGGGGAGCCCCCAAACCCCGTCGCCGCTGAGGGCTCCTCTGTCCCGCAGGCACCCGCAGCGCCGGAGCATCGGGATTTCCCAGAAGGGCTGTACAGTGCGTTGTGTGCCAAACCCGACCCCTCCGGCCCCCCTTTCGGCTCCGGGGATGGACGGCACCACCTCGGGGCGACAACCGTTCGGACGCTGCCCCCCCCACTCCGGTTTCTCCCCAACCTCCTTGTCTGACGCCCCCCCAGACTGTTTGGGGAGCGGGACCCCGGACTGAAGCAGAGACACGTGGTGACGGCGAAGCTGGGGGACCCTGCGCGGCCCCTGGGTGCCTCGGGATGGGGGGACCCCGGGGTTCACCTCCCACGTGCCGCCATGGCCGGGCTTGGCCGccgctggggacaccggggagggagggggaacacCCCGGTGTTGGTCTGGCCGTGTCACCTTGGTGTGACACTGCGGGGCCAGGGCGAGAACCCCGGGGCAGTTGAActccccagctccttcccaaCCCGAACCCCTTCCCCGAGCCTCCCGGGCCTCACAGGGACCCTCCACGGGGAGGTGTCCACCTGCTTCACCACTGCCACAGAGACATGGGGGGGACGCTGGGGCGTCCCCCAGCTCCGTCACACACGGCTCCACTGGAGCAGATGCGGGTGGCACCTCCAGGGCCGCAGAGGGACACAGGAGGGACCGTCGCCCCTGTGAATATGTTGAGATGCGCTCCCttttcccccctgcccccccataGCTGTTGCCTGCGTAGCCCATGCACTGTTACGatttggggggggtctcacTGCCTGCGTACCCAGCACCCACTGTCACGGGGCCCCTCGCCCAGCCGGACCTCCCGTCGCTGtaaaaacagcaaataaatgttGGTGAGATCACAGTGCAGAACTGGCGGTGGGGTGGGCACGCGTGTGCAagcgtgtgcatgtgtgtacctgtgtgtgcatgtgtgtgcaagCATGTGCAGGTGTGTGCAAGCATGTACATGCGTGTGCATGTGCGTACCTGTGTGTGCAAGcgtgtgcaggtgtgtgcaaGCGTGTACATGCGTGTGCATGTGCGTGCATGCATATGCAGGTGTGCACAAACATGTACGTGTGTGTGCGGCCATGTACGTGTGTGCAAGCATGTGCATGCACGTGCAGGCATGTACATGTGTGTGCAagtgtgtacatgtgtgtgcaaGCCTGTGCATGCCTATGCAGGCATGTGCAAGCATGTACACGTGTGCAAGCCTGTACTGCTGTGTGCACACGGGTGCACGcctgtttctctctgcattGCACGTGGCCTCGTTGCAGTCAGAGCCTCCAGGGCCGTGCAAACCACCTGGGTTGGGGGCTGCACCCCAAGGAGTCCCAGCCCCGCTGTGCAGACGGGGCCGCAGCCACCTCTCGTTTCCCTTTTCGGAAGGCAGCAGCCGGCTGTGCTGTCACCTTGTCACCTCCACTCCTGGCCCCTACGCTGCCTGCGGCCAGCCCGGCCCCACATCGCCCCCAGACCCGTGGGGCTGTCGCAGCCCGAGTCTCCATCGCAGCCCGGATGTGGCAAGAGCCCGGACGGGtgacaactgccatggggacacggctcctgctgctgggggggctctggtTCAGTGAAAGCTGCTCAAGAAGAGAatttgctgctggtggggagaaACTGGCCCAGCCGCCAGCAGGAAATGCAGGCtcggggcaggggacaggagcatcccaggggctggggacaggacatACCGGGCACTGGGAGCCCCTCAGGAcattcccctctcccctccatccAAACCAGGCAAACCCTCCCCAGGA
This is a stretch of genomic DNA from Caloenas nicobarica isolate bCalNic1 chromosome 31, bCalNic1.hap1, whole genome shotgun sequence. It encodes these proteins:
- the LOC135999927 gene encoding SLAM family member 6-like, with product MGQPTPNTCGLPVTCRPPSSPRFAFPFANQSGCGGRGEAGAPRQAQEAAAYAAAAKPRQLNGVLGESVLLSPVLSPNKTVTKIDWSFSAGAGPAIQIAELSRSGFERPDPNDRFGDRLQLSEELGLRIGALQRGDSGVYGARIKLHPALVEDQTFSLSVYESVPSPRTRSQLLASTLEWCNLTLQCQGAGKGAVNVTWKRDNVTRDLASDRHQLSPDGTTLRLALPPAAANGTYACTVSNPADQKVALFDLQTICQSGGGQTAFSKSGYIVLTLILLAVSLGGAFWCWRMNSEKAADPAATPTVPAEESPSEPLYTEIVRRSPPEGNDQGPGHPKTNGEQSSPQKAPVTTVYEQIRRVPEDTAEEAPAAPEHRDFPEGLYSALCAKPDPSGPPFGSGDGRHHLGATTVRTLPPPLRFLPNLLV